The Melanotaenia boesemani isolate fMelBoe1 chromosome 8, fMelBoe1.pri, whole genome shotgun sequence DNA window CTTAGACAATGCATAGTTTGGATCATGGTATTTTAAGTCTACTTGGATGCATTTCTGATATGTAGTTTTGattttacaatgtaaaaagcTCCATAGCTAAGATGTTTACTGgcttttacatgtaaaaaaaactgattaatgCTATTTTGTGCTcttgtttttatactgtttgGCTTCTTCATGCAGTTGATGCAATCAGAGTGTAttgtaaaatataattatataataataaaaagttgtcttttttcttgcAGGGACACAAATGGAGGAATGCTACTAGATATCTTCGATGAGAAGCTTCACCCACTTTCAGTGAGACAtcagatttcattcattttgcacTTAATTTGGAAATCAGTTTAATGTGCTTATATTTATTTGGCTGGACAGTGTCTTGGAGTAGTTAACCCTTTTTTTTGCATATACATGGGTAAGAATGGTATTTTTTCACAGggtatattttaaacaaaattctCAGTCTCATCAGCCATACTGCTTatcttgttcttctttttccccCCAAATATCTACCTATTTGACGTCCTTCCCCTTTTCTTCCTTCTGTCTGTTTATCCAGAAATCAGAGGTTCCTCTGGACTATAACCAGCACGACCCTGAGCAGAAGCAGATCTACCGGTTTGTCCGAACACTGTTCAGTGCTGCTCAGCTGACCGCAGAATGTGCCATCGTCACACTGGTGAGGTTTCTTTCCTATTTACTCTAACAATTTACACCATGTGTGACTTTGACAGTGGAAACAAGTGTATTTCATTGACAACTGTGGTGATAATTATGACATGAAGGAAGTAGTAAATGGAatgaataactttttttttattgatgttgGACCAGAGTTGGCAGCAAATATCCCAGATCATGTAAAAGACGCTGTGAGTGGATCATTGATAAGGAATAATCCTCCTTCAATCTTCCTCTCAGCGGTGGATGAGTTGGAGGTGGAATCTGTTGTCATgacctgtaaaaacaaacaaactgattcTGATGGTATTGATATGGTATTGATAAAGAGAGTTATTGATTGCATTTTAAAGCCACTAACTTAGATTTGTAATTTATCATTCCAAACTGGCTCATTcccacagaaaatgaaaatagctAAAGTAATACCGATATTTAAGCAAGGGAACAAGCATCAGTACACAAACTACCAGCCAGTGTCACTCCTCCCACATTCTCAAAAATActagaaaaactttttaacaaaAGACTAGAAAACTTCCTGAATAAATATGAATCACTGAACTACAGTCAGTATGGATTTAGAGCAAAGAGTTCAACATCATTTGCATTAATGGAAGCAATGgatgaaataaataatgcattgGATTGAGGAAAACATGCAATTGCTATAttcataaattttaaaaaagcagttAACACCATAAATCATTCTATACTTCTCAATAAACTGCAACTGCATGGAGTTAGGGGAGTGGCACTGAGCTGGATTACAAGTTATTTGTCTGAAAGACAACAGTTTATGAAGGTGGGAGATCATGTGTCTGGCTGTGTGGAGATTGCCTGTGGTGTTCCCCAGGGATCACTATTTAGCCCCAAATTGTTTAACATATACATATGCTGTAATATTGTTGTAATTTACAGGGGTGGGATTATATAAGCTTTTGCTTCCACCCACTCCTTttgaactttttgttttcatctttggtgatgtatttttatttttgtttttatttgttattatgcTCAAATAAActtcaatcaatcagtcaatcaatcaatctagAAAACAAAAGGTAAGGAAAATTGGTGATGGGACTATCCATCAGAATACAATGGTGTCTGTGTGTCGTTGGTACTCTGAGATGAATGTAGGATGTCATATAGCGGCTGGAAAGCTCAGTTGTCAGGGCATCTGTCTCCCATGTGCAAGACCTGAGTTGAAATCCTACAGGGGGATGAACCCTTAACAAACGTGGTTACATCTAACCACCTTCAGATATTAGTCGCTtcggagaaaagcatctgctaaatgacaatagaatagaatataacaATGGGTCTCAAATTCGGGGGGCACAGCAACatgacgggggggggggggggggggggggggggggagggggggggcaCATGGGATTGGCAAAATGTTGCagacaaatgaatgttttcacaacttgggctcttggaaacattctcCACTAACTGGGATGAAATGGCAGAtatcttgctcttggtttaacagtaaatgtagTAAGTTACATAGTTATAAGTTATATAGTTATTGTAcgttatatatatttatatatatgtttattccTCCAAATGGAGGCAcggtagaaaaagtttgaaaaccattGTCATTCATTTATACCAGTCAAACGAAATGGTTCACCTTTTTGAGAACTTGTAGGTCATGGAAATAAAGGTTTCAAACTATCCAgttatgactttttaaaaatgctttaggaatttaatgaacatttaaatCAAGTTCTGCTTTCATGCTTTCAAGCCTGATAATGATGTCTTCTCAATGTGGGTGTACAGGTGTATTTGGAGCGACTCCTGACTTATGCAGAGATTGACATCTGTCCAGGAAACTGGAAAAGGATTGTTCTTGGGGCCATCCTGCTGGCCTCAAAGGTCTGGGATGACCAGGCCGTCTGGAACGTCGATTACTGCCAGATCCTCAAGGATATCACAGTGGAAGACATGTGAGTGATTTCTGTCCACAAAAGTTTAGGACTTaaactggatttatactcgcacgGCGTCTGCGTCACGCCGTAGGTGCTGCGTAGCTCCACAGAGGCCCGACGTgtacctcttccagacctgacggtTACGCAGACGTACTCTCTAATCATCGGTCAATTTGGGATTACAAGTTTacggatttctggatcttctctctgaattagaaaacaacacccaatggatcaagttgataagaggctgatcaaattatttcttccacaagctaataaagacactgaaccatactggaagccattgttgttttaaaacagaaaatgcgtacctgaactgaattgaaccatcaaaagaactctgacttggtgagtttactggccgATGCCacctctgctgccaccttcaggttaggaggagaaactgcaacatgataCCAAAATGCTGCGTGCCCCCCACGTTCACCAGCATCAGCCACGCTGTAACCGACTGCACGCAGACGCCGTGCAAGCATAAATCCAGTTTTACATGAAATGGAAAATCAGCTTGTTTTCATTACCTTAGAGTGAACAATCGATAACTAGATATATTCCAGGAGACCCTTCATGTTGCACTGCCATTGAAAGTAGCCCAGGATGGTCAAACGCCTCAAAGGAGAAATTTCAGACACTTCAATCTGATATTGTAAAGACTATACGcaaaattttataaataaattgtattcattttcaatttatttacagGAATGAATTAGAGCGGCAGTTTCTGGAGCTGCTCCAGTTCAACATCAACGTGCCGTCCAGCGTCTACGCCAAGTACTACTTCGACCTGCGATCACTCTCAGAATCCAACAACCTCAGTTTCCCCCTGGAGCCACTCAGCAGGGAAAAAGCCCAAAAGCTGGAGGTGACAAACTGCAATCCAGCAGTcgtttctgtctttttgtaCCTAgcaattaatttcttttgtattcTTGTAGCTCTTCAAAGTCACTATATATTGAAAGAATTTGTGATGGTAACAACTGACTGCTGAGAACTCTGTAAAATCAGTGGAGAAACAAAAAATCAATCTGTAAATCCAAACTCATGGTCAATAAGCGCACTCATGTTTGAATTAGTTTTGCTTATAGTCTACAATCTGTGCGCTCAAACATCCGTGAATTATTCGCCTGgctttttaaacaactttacgAAACAAGGAATTGTATTAGTATGTGTACAactgaagagttttttttacacCTACAGGTGTTTATTCTCTAACCAATCAACACTGCAATGTCTAAACATCACTATTGGATTGAAACAGTTTGAACTGTGGCTGAGGTACAGAGTATAGGATAGGATTAGTTCTATGGTAATATCAAGAATGGAAAACCAAGGGACAAAAAGGGAGCCATGCCGTATTATATTGTACCATGTAAGGGAACAGCACTATGAGAAGAAGCTTCATCTGTGACTGAATTCCAAAGAAATGGACTGGATTAGCTCAGCTGAAACCTTTTATGTCCTCCTATCTGCAGGCTATTTCCAGGCTTTGTGATGACAAGTATAAAGATGTCCGAAGAGCTGCCAGGAAGCGCTCGGCCAGCATGGATAACCTGTGTGGGAGACAGTGGGTTCCTGCTATCCTTTCCTAACCACTAATCAACTATCACATCCTGGATAGTGGCATCAAGTAAAAGACTGAATGAGAAACTGTCTGAAAACACTGTTTAGTGGAAATGGACCAATATCTTTTGGGTTTGGATGGATCTGGGATGCAGAACTTGGTGGAACAGCTACTGGTATCCAACACCAACCACTGGAGGTCACACCTTCAAAACAGAGTAAAGAAATTTAAACTACATGTGTAGTTCTGGATGATGAGATGAAATCCGTGGAGAGTTCTATCGTACTGATGCCTTCACAGTGCCTCAGCTTGTTTGTTCACATAAGCTCATAGGagtttctggtttttatttaacctgTGGAGGAAAAAACATAACCTTGAACCAGAAAGGAGGTTCCTTCATGTTATAAAGCAAATGTAATGAAGAGAACCTCTGCCCAAATTTCCAGTTTTGTCCGGAGTCATCTGTGTCTAACCTGGTTTCTAAGTTAGGACATTCAGTTGGCCCCTGAGAAGCTATTTGTTGGTTCTTTTAATTGAACCTTGGAGCAACACTGGACTTTGTTCCAGTAATTTACTTTCTTTGACAGGACAGAATAATAAAAGTGTTTGCTAGattttttcctttgaaaatCTACAGTTTACGGTATTTCTAGTGTACCTCTTAATACTCAGGCAGTGTTCATGATATGTTGATTCACATTAATACTTCTCATTTGACTTAGATCAAGGTAAAAAATGCAAagtttgaaatattaaatacaaagatGGAAAGTTCAGAaggaaaattgaaaaaaaatttatgaTGTTCCCACAGATGTTATTTTGCACCTATGGGGACGTTCAATCACCAAAATcacaagaacatttttaatgaaacagtGTAGAGTGAAGTGTACCTAACAGCATGTTTTCCAGACTAGTATTAACTCAATTTTGTCAagtgttttaaaaagtcaagGAGCTTCACGCAGTATAAAGCACACCTCTGTAAATTATTCAAGCATTGCAACAAAGGGTAAATAAACTTATATAATAGTGAGATTTCTTGCAGAACTCTTCAAcgttcttaaaaaaaagtcatctgAACCTATGTGGTTTCGCGTTTACAATCCAAGCAAATCTAAAAATCTtcagaaagtaaataaataagtaatcaGTCAATCAGACGCTTTCCAGTAACTTTTCCATGACTGGTTTAAAGCATGTAAACTAAACTACAGTCGAAGTAGTTTTTCTaaccagaaaaaaggaaaatacaacATATACTGcagtacatactgtatgtgagaCTCTGTTTTTCAGATCAGACCGAAACAGTTGCTGAGTCCATCATTATAATTCTTACCAGGTTAAATGTggttaaaaagttgttccacAAACCCCTATTGCACATAAAGTCTTATAAATGCGCAGAAACCCTTGTGTGAACATATTATTTTTTCCTCTATTAGCAGAAgtaattttaacttttacctTTTGTAATTTATAATCTCTTATGTGCATCTTCTAAAGATGGCAATGGTAACCTGGCTAGTTAGCATCTTCATAGGGAcgattttttttgtgaaaactgtttacaatcacttttttttatttttgaagaagAGTTGGACCGATGACTCAACCATACAGTTACTCTAAAACTCAAACTTGTGGCAGTTTTAGATTTAAAGGGCTCATTTACAgagtcattattttattttagtgattatttttctcattttgcatATTGCTAAAACACCTTCTGTCTGCAATGCTCCATCCTAGCTCATCTCTCGAATACATCCCAAAATGCCCAATCTGAACTGACTGGTCAATGACGCATTTTCTGGCAAAACCTTCACCTTTTTCTAAGGTGCATAGAGAGAAGTTAGACATCAGGTGGCAACCACAGCCAATTCTTTGCTTGAGGGTTTGCCAAATAAGCCTTTGGGATTAGGGTTAGGTGTTATGATCCCAGGAAGGCAAGGCTGCTCTACAAATGAGATATTTCAGAAAGTTTAGGTGCAGTGGCTTCAGTggggtagattttttttttttttttttttatgatttttggaTTTACAACATTCCTTTTACAAgcaaaaaaatctttcaaaacGCAATAGAATGGAGGGGAAATTATACGTAGCATCATATGGACTTTTTTAATAAGCTCTGAAGTCAAACCTTACCTTAAAAACAACTCTAACAAGAGCCCTCAGCATTGAATGTTTGTCAGTAACTGATGCGAGGAGGCTACACATcagcctgtttttctttttattcactcACCATTACAGAAATAAAGTAGATAACAATGTTTTACCCTCCTGATCATCTTCTAGCTTACAAGCTCTGTATCCACCACCCCGTGTCATTATATTCTATGTTTCATGACTCGATTAGATTGGAATTCATTAAAACACTGCATAACAACAAAGCAATTTTCCTAATTACcagatttttaaatgacaataaaatgtcatttaaatgaTGACAAGAACCAAAGAAAATTGTAAAATTAGGTTCAACTTTAGATCCTGTTACACCTCAAACCTTGCATAAGTCTTAACTCTGACTGTGTATTGGTGGTATATACTTAGAAACAAGTTATCACTGGTAAGCTCTACTAGCTAGCTTGTCATTGATTAGAGGTGTCTCTGTTCCATGTGTTCATACTTTTATTTCCTTACATTTTTTAGACATCATTAAGGATATTTGTTACAATAAATGATCgtttttctcatgtttcttttctcatttgtcAAAATactaaaccagtaaaatatatttattttcaaattaacTTTGTATGTACAGTTTATAAAGAGTTCAAAACTCTGacacagtttatttgtaaatttatttatggatgtgttgatttgtgtttttaataaaagaagatACTCTTGTTTGATAATTTCTGCCTTATAGCtgtttgtatattttacatatttttgacATGACCAGAGaactttttaattataaaaaaaattacggTGTGCTACCAAGACTTTTAGACTTCCTTGagagaaacaaaatattttatggacacattttattacattgATGGCCCCAAATACCATTTGTTCACCATTTTCACCTGGTTTGTTAATGCgtcagtattttattttattagtttttgttgcAGAAACAACTTActtgaaacattttttacacCCCGTAGAGCAGAGACCACGTTTTAATTAGAGGACACAAGCCTCCTTCCCTTATAGACCATGCAATATTTATACTCTTAGGTTTTCATGGAAGTAAACCACATTATTTATAACAGCCACATCTTGCAGCATGGGCAAAGccttaaaattaaacaaaagtgaaGTGTTCCCATAaaccacacatcatacatcaaAGTTTTTATGTATAATTAAGAATATGTGCAAAAGATAACTGCATAAATTGAGCAGCAGGGGGCGTTTGGGGCTGTTAATTTTGCTTCCAggctcatttatttttcatttgccCAGAGCAATGTGGATATTTAGTGACCACTTGACTTGAGGCTACTTGCTGTAGCAGAACCCTCTCTGCTTTATATATTAAGCATAGAGTAgtaaaaattagattaaatgtgCATCACAGGGCATGCAGATTGGAAAGGAGACAGCAGTTGTATTTATCATACTTTTAAGTTGATTTCACATGTGATTCATGACGTCTAAACCCTTTTCATATGCTGTATCAGTTGCACTTTATCAGAAAACTCTCAACGCTCTGGTCAGTGAAAATCCTGCTGCTCACTGTTTGCCTTGGAAGTTGAAAGTCAAAGCTGGGAAAAATGTCACCCCTAAACTCACTGGCTGCTGATAATCTGTTTATTATTGCAGCTATCAGCACTTCTTATGTGTGGGCCGCCATGTTGAATTTTCAGGTCAGAACTTGTAGATTGTTTCAGTTTTCCTTGTCAGAAATCTCATTTTGGGGCATCTCAGCTGCTTTTTCCTACCAGCAACTTGAAGACTTAAAAGGAACCCACTATCATGTCTGCAGTAGTCCCACAGAGCTCTGGAAGGAAGGGCTGCTTTGTTCCTCAACTCAGCAAACTGATTCAGCTCCAGCAGAGTCAATCGTCTGTGATGAGTTGGACGACGTTGATGATATTGAGCAGGCAGCTGTGTGAACTCTGATGGTGCAGATGtttggcattttcttttttcatgaaacataaaaagcaataaaatgttgacagttttgtttattgaGTTATTTTTAAGAGtcaaacaggttgttttttttatgctaaaCTATGTTTATTTTGTGGGACGGGtggtaaaaatggctcttttATGAGTAAACATTGCAGACCCCTGATCTAGCCAGACGCTCTAAGGGCATAGAGAGGATTGGGCTTCTGCAGTAGCAGACCCTAGACTCTGGAATAACCTGCCACTCTGTGTCCTCATGGCAGAGTCTTTATAGTCAAATCCCatctgaaatctttttttttttttttgtttactttggtTTTAGATTGGATTTCACCTCAGGTTTTATGTTGAGGTGTCTCTTTGTTCGAACTTGTTTTTAGTCAATTTTACTGTATTAGTTTGCttttatgttacattttattgcatttatttgattactgatttcttgtgttttgaatgaACTTGTAACTTTGGTTAaccttgttgtttttaaatgagggGAATTTGACGAttagcattatttattttttctccctGCACACTGTGTAATCTTTTTCTAATGTAAAAATCAAGTATAACCATTCACTGTTTTTATGACCGGATCATCACCTTAATTTAATTGCCAGACTGACTCAACGTCCTTCAGTTGTTTCACTAGAGTTTACGATTGTCCATCACAAGTTTGCTCAAGTATGAGCACCAGCTTCCAGTAAGGCTGACATGTATCAAGACATCCCAACAATGCTTTGAAGGCAGTGTGGTAAGAATAGCTCACTGCACAACAGGTCCTGGCCTCCAAAGACAACAGCGAGAGGCCGTAACATGACGTTAGAGTTGAACATTATTTAGCGACAAGCTGTGTGGGACAGCACTGTAGTTCTGAAACAGTGCTGAAGGAGACAGCAACTTGGAAAGACCAAATTTAAATGACAATATGTGGATTTGGATTTGTCCCTTTAATTGAGGCACTTAAGAAGGGTTTTAAGCTTGTGTTTGCATCAGAGTTATTGTTGAGCAATGAGGATGATGGGAGccatagatttatttttcatcactaTAAATCACAATGTGTCTTTCATTGGTGAGTCCCCTTTCAGTTTCTTTTACTTATCAGATTTGTATAATCTACgtgtaaaatgatgaaaagtgTTTCCTTgctattttcttatttctccCAACCTTTTTGTAcatctgtatttttaatttaaaagctttatttGTGAACATAAATACTTTCATCCTTTGGAATTAATCCAAATTTTGTATGTTTACGGACATTGTTTTATGCCTACTGTCTCTGTTGCAGGTAAAATCTGGTGCATTGTGATGCTGCTTTTGCGTCTGCTTGTCCTCCTGCTGGCTGGCTTCACGCTCTTCAGTGACGAGCAAGAGAGATTCATCTGCAACACCATCCAGCCCGGTTGTTCCAACGTCTGTTTTGACACATTTGCTCCCGTGTCTGTTGTCCGTCTCTGGTTCCTCCACCTTATTCTTCTCTGTCTGGCCCATCTGATGTTTGCAACCTACGTCATGCATAAAGTTTTGTCATTTTGCTCCTCTGAAGGCTTCTGTTGCGAGGTGAACCGAAGAAGCTCGTCTTTCACCATCGAGAACTCCTCAAGAGAAGTGTCATTGCACAAAGCTCCGCTTCATGACCTACCACATGAGTCAGGGGTGCCACGATTTTACATCTCTTACCTCCTAGTTGTGATTCTACGGATACTTCTAGAAGCAATTTTTAGCACAGGACAGTTTTACCTTGTTAGTTTGACCATTCCCAGGAGTTTCCTGTGTTACGAGGCTCCCTGCACATCAGGGGTTGAATGCTACACCTCCAGACCGTCTGAGAAAACCTTAATGCTAAACTTCATGCTTGTCACTGCATCCTTGTCCATTCTGCTGAGTTTGGCTGACTTAGTGCGCTCAGTGAAGGTGATGGTGAAGTCGAGAAGGAAGAGCGAGATGCTGATGGAGGAACTGAgtaaaggagagcaaagcagtaTGTTTACAACCACAACTGTGACGGAGGAAAATGATGTTGTTTTAACCAAGAGAGTTAGCCCAAGTGGAAGCTCAAAGATGAATGATGTCAGAGATGAAATATCTGCTGCAGGTCCTGAATCAAACAGTGAGCTTCCAAGTACAAAGATGAATGGTGGGCCAGTGCCTAAAACTTGGAAATCTGAGAGGAACAAAGATAGAAAAATTGAGGGGTCTGGGTTATTTATTCCCTTGAGCACTCAAGTGCCCAGCCAATTAAAACCTCCTGTTTCCCCAAAGACAACAACACCCATAGGTGTCAAAAAGCTGTGCCCGGACTCTCCATTCAGTTTCCATTTGAACTCAGGACAACCGTCTGACTGCAGTGTGCTTCAGGACAAGAGAGCCTGGGTGTAACTGACTAAAGGTTGTCATTTTTCACTGCAGTGGACAAAAACTGCTCTACATTTCTTTGCAGCAAGCCTGAACCAATTTTCCTTGATATATATTTCTGTTGCATGAATAGgtagtttttttcttaattacaataaaatgtgtATAAGACTCCACTTGCTACAGAAACCTCCATTTTCAATtaattaaagtaaagtaaaataaatgtataattgTTCATAAACCAGCTGGAAAGATAAATTCTTCATTTATCTTTAAGCTTCACAaaccattttattttgcttgagttgttttattcagctttgttttccttgcTTCTCCAGTCTGCCTGAAAtcagaaaattaaacattttacaaaaaactaaataaaaattaatcccAGATGTTGGCGATGACCAAATCAAAGCAAAAGGAGAcaggaaatgtttgtgtttagtttcaTGTGATCAGTAAAGCTAGACCATGTCCGCTGCTTTtgaacacaaatattttttaatatctaCACCAAACTAATATTTAAAGATTGTTTTACAGCTTCTGccactgttacagactggttcaaaCCAACTTCATCTCCTCACTCCTCTGAGAGGGGTGATTTGTGAAGCTATTCAGTAGGACAGATAAAAAGCATACAGGTCTTGTGAGGTGGAGGACCTTTCCCCTCATGATCCATGAAGCTGTTCAACCTGTTGAACTGTGAGAAATTCAAAGTGTCACCTCCCCACTCACAATAAATTGCAAACAAGCATTGTTTCAGCTTTAACTCTGACATGGGTTGTTCTCGTAAACAGACATGTGAATTCTCACATGAATTTACCAGCACAAGCAATATAAGCCTAATACATACATCCCTTTACAGAAATGAACAGAAAGTTTAATGGATAATGTGCAGACTTTGCTAGTGTAAATTTTAGCCCTAATCAGGGCTTGTTTGTCAGAATGTTAgtctgaactttggcagatatTTGCACCCCCTAatgatggctaattcagcatctgtcatgcatcctgtctcttctctgagctctctccagccaataAAAATCAGTCTAATGTTAGCTcatgtcttatctcttgctctgtcactttctctctttcttttctttgttttctcagaTAATGTCCtcctgggtttctttgctgaatcagccttGGTATGTTGACATGCAGTTGCTGGAGTGTCGTAAAGCAGCTctgagttggaaaaaaaattgtgtttcttAAAAAGTGTGGTTTCttagcctcaggatgctgcagggcatcaacggctccagaaatgtgcataatggATGCCAgatgtgccatcaaaacaagtcagaaacagttttaaagttaaaaacttATCTAGTGTTGCTTTATTATAGACTTAACACATGAAGATAAATGGTtggcttttaaaaataatgttacgCAGTGGACTCGGCCTCTGCATGTTTCTGCTATCATTAAATCAGACTTCTACACTAAATTTGAACCATTAAGTGGACGGACAGTAGGATAGATAGAAGTGAACTGACAACACGCATGTTTAGGTTTTGTGCAGCATGCTGGCTAAATATGGCTAACAGATGTTGAtaacagtaacaaaaaaaaaagatttatattattttccttttgtgcCCTCACAgcaatgtttgtttaaaaccCTGAGCTGTTTCTGTTCTGTTATGAGGAAATGAATCTCTCACACAGGCCGACGATACACTGCTCAGCTGTTGTCTGGATGGCTGAATGCTTGCAGCCACAACAGACACACTGATCTGACCCCTGACCTCTTGCATGACCGCTTGAAGACCTAGCCGTGACCTGACTTAAGCTAGCCCTGCTCAGTTGACATTAGACCTTCAAACACCTCACTGCCACCATACATCATCAACTCagcaaagttctaccttttgaCCTTTAAGAGGCAGAAAGTGATTTATTGTAGATTATTAAAATCTTCAGATATAATGCAACATGAGATAAGAATGTTACCAAGAGTGACATTTTAATCATGAGTTTGgctgcagtttttttaaaaaaatatcttcataattttactcttttattgtttttttccactttaaaaataaactttccgTGGCAAAGATTTACAGTTAGATCGTTTAGTTTCATTGTGCAACTCTTTTGTTCCCTGGGATCATTGTGTTATCCATAAACACTCTAACCATCCGTTTTGTACAGCTTGCTGACCTTGTGTCTTTTCTCTCCTAAAATTTTACAACATAAGATATCCCAACAGACCAGGGAAAAAAATGCCCAAAAATCTAAAGTgagaaaaagctttttaaaaattacatttattagacatgtttataaaaatcttttttgaaGGATTATTTGTAATAATGGAATGTGTGGAGGGATGATGCTCTCTTAAAATTTGTATTTCTGGATTTCAGGTCTGGTACAAGGCACAAATGTTGATGAGAAAACATCCTTTGAGTCAGCCATTACAATTTCCTGCTCTCTTGAGTTTTACTTCCCACTGCCAAGGTACAGTGAATGCACCATCCACCGACATTTTAGGCATCTGTGATGCTGCAAGTAATTTACAAAAAGTCATGCAACATAGCAGCACaaaagacagttttaaaaagctttttaccTTCCAAGCTGAGCTCCTTACTAAACCAGAACTGGCTACCACACAATGAGAGCAAATGGGATCCTGTAGGTAagcagtaaattaaattaaagcacCAGTTCAcaaaccaagaagaaaaacccAACAATTTATT harbors:
- the LOC121644615 gene encoding cyclin-Y-like isoform X2, which encodes MGSTTSCCVSGSPKLRRNAHSRLESYHQDSDLSREETGCNLQHISDRENVDELNMEHNPSDHPRASTIFLSKSQNDVREKRKSLFINNHGTGRRKYSSCSTIFLDDNTVSQPNLKYTIKCVALAIYYHIKNRDTNGGMLLDIFDEKLHPLSKSEVPLDYNQHDPEQKQIYRFVRTLFSAAQLTAECAIVTLVYLERLLTYAEIDICPGNWKRIVLGAILLASKVWDDQAVWNVDYCQILKDITVEDMNELERQFLELLQFNINVPSSVYAKYYFDLRSLSESNNLSFPLEPLSREKAQKLEAISRLCDDKYKDVRRAARKRSASMDNLCGRQWVPAILS
- the LOC121644615 gene encoding cyclin-Y-like isoform X1, with translation MGSTTSCCVSGSPKLRRNAHSRLESYHQDSDLSREETGCNLQHISDRENVDELNMEHNPSDHPRASTIFLSKSQNDEVPYRNVREKRKSLFINNHGTGRRKYSSCSTIFLDDNTVSQPNLKYTIKCVALAIYYHIKNRDTNGGMLLDIFDEKLHPLSKSEVPLDYNQHDPEQKQIYRFVRTLFSAAQLTAECAIVTLVYLERLLTYAEIDICPGNWKRIVLGAILLASKVWDDQAVWNVDYCQILKDITVEDMNELERQFLELLQFNINVPSSVYAKYYFDLRSLSESNNLSFPLEPLSREKAQKLEAISRLCDDKYKDVRRAARKRSASMDNLCGRQWVPAILS
- the LOC121644615 gene encoding cyclin-Y-like isoform X3, yielding MVPYRNVREKRKSLFINNHGTGRRKYSSCSTIFLDDNTVSQPNLKYTIKCVALAIYYHIKNRDTNGGMLLDIFDEKLHPLSKSEVPLDYNQHDPEQKQIYRFVRTLFSAAQLTAECAIVTLVYLERLLTYAEIDICPGNWKRIVLGAILLASKVWDDQAVWNVDYCQILKDITVEDMNELERQFLELLQFNINVPSSVYAKYYFDLRSLSESNNLSFPLEPLSREKAQKLEAISRLCDDKYKDVRRAARKRSASMDNLCGRQWVPAILS
- the LOC121644987 gene encoding gap junction delta-4 protein-like; this translates as MGAIDLFFITINHNVSFIGKIWCIVMLLLRLLVLLLAGFTLFSDEQERFICNTIQPGCSNVCFDTFAPVSVVRLWFLHLILLCLAHLMFATYVMHKVLSFCSSEGFCCEVNRRSSSFTIENSSREVSLHKAPLHDLPHESGVPRFYISYLLVVILRILLEAIFSTGQFYLVSLTIPRSFLCYEAPCTSGVECYTSRPSEKTLMLNFMLVTASLSILLSLADLVRSVKVMVKSRRKSEMLMEELSKGEQSSMFTTTTVTEENDVVLTKRVSPSGSSKMNDVRDEISAAGPESNSELPSTKMNGGPVPKTWKSERNKDRKIEGSGLFIPLSTQVPSQLKPPVSPKTTTPIGVKKLCPDSPFSFHLNSGQPSDCSVLQDKRAWV